The Vicia villosa cultivar HV-30 ecotype Madison, WI unplaced genomic scaffold, Vvil1.0 ctg.000205F_1_1, whole genome shotgun sequence genome has a segment encoding these proteins:
- the LOC131625344 gene encoding cytochrome P450 71A1-like, whose product MLFLVLVLLVLCLILPLFLFFFKYRTMPPGPKGLPIIGNLHQLDISNLYLQFSQLSKIYGPLFSVQLGLRPAIVVSSAEIAKEVLKNNDLVFSNRPLVYGQQKLSYNGSDIAFSPYSDHWREIRKICILHIFSSKRVSSFSSIRKFEVKKMIKKISEHANSSSVTNMSEVLIALSSTLICRIAFGKSYEDEGHERSRFHEMLHEFQALLAEFFVADYIPYMGWIDKVRGLHRRVDRCFKEFDEFYQEIIDQHLDPNREQIKDREDIVDILLQLMKERSLPFDITFDHIKGVLMNMLVAATDTTSATSVWAMAALIKNPRVMKKVQEEVRNLVSKKDFLEEDDIQNFSYLKAVIKETLRLYLPAPLLVSRESREKCTIGGYNIPAKTILFVNAWTIQRDPNIWKNPDEFYPERFIESSINFIGQDFELIPFGAGRRICPGISMAAASLELILSNLLYFFDWKLPDGMMAEDIDTEMLPGITQHKKNPLHLVANIHN is encoded by the exons ATGTTGTTTCTTGTACTAGTTCTTCTTGTTCTGTGTCTCATCCTTCCTTTGTTTTTGTTCTTCTTCAAATATAGAACCATGCCACCTGGTCCTAAAGGTCTTCCCATAATAGGAAATCTTCATCAACTAGATATTTCTAATCTCTATCTTCAATTTTCACAATTGTCAAAAATATATGGTCCCTTGTTTTCAGTTCAACTTGGTTTAAGACCAGCTATTGTTGTTTCTTCAGCTGAAATAGCCAAAGAAGTATTGAAAAATAATGATCTTGTGTTTTCTAATAGACCTTTAGTATATGGTCAACAAAAACTATCTTATAATGGGTCAGATATTGCATTTTCTCCATATAGTGATCATTGGAGAGAAATAAGAAAAATTTGTATTCTTCATATATTTAGTTCCAAACGTGTGTCAAGTTTTTCTTCTATAAGAAAATTTGAGGTGaagaaaatgattaaaaaaatttcagAACATGCTAATTCTTCAAGTGTTACAAATATGAGTGAGGTGTTGATAGCACTTTCAAGTACTTTGATATGTAGGATTGCTTTTGGGAAAAGCTATGAAGATGAAGGACATGAGAGGAGTAGGTTTCATGAAATGTTGCATGAGTTTCAAGCTTTGCTAGCAGAATTCTTTGTTGCTGATTATATTCCATACATGGGTTGGATTGATAAAGTGAGAGGATTGCATCGTCGTGTTGATAGATGTTTCAAGGAGTTTGATGAGTTTTATCAAGAGATTATTGATCAACATTTGGATCCAAATAGAGAACAAATTAAAGATCGAGAGGATATTGTTGATATCTTACTCCAATTGATGAAAGAACGTTCACTTCCTTTTGATATTACCTTTGATCATATCAAAGGGGTTCTTATG AACATGCTTGTTGCTGCAACAGATACCACATCAGCTACATCAGTTTGGGCTATGGCAGCTCTAATAAAAAATCCACGAGTAATGAAAAAAGTACAAGAAGAAGTTAGGAATTTAGTATCTAAAAAAGATTTTTTAGAAGAAGATGATATTCAAAATTTTTCTTATTTGAAAGCAGTGATTAAAGAGACACTAAGATTGTACCTACCAGCCCCACTACTAGTGTCAAGAGAATCAAGGGAAAAATGCACTATAGGTGGTTACAATATTCCAGCTAAGACAATATTGTTTGTGAATGCTTGGACTATTCAGAGAGAtccaaatatttggaaaaatcctGATGAATTTTATCCAGAGAGATTTATAGAAAGTTCTATAAATTTTATTGGACAAGATTTTGAGCTAATACCCTTTGGAGCTGGTCGTAGAATTTGCCCAGGTATATCTATGGCAGCTGCATCATTGGAACTTATCCTTTCTAATCTTCTATATTTCTTTGATTGGAAATTGCCAGATGGAATGATGGCTGAAGATATTGATACTGAAATGTTGCCTGGAATTACTCAACATAAGAAAAATCCTCTTCACCTTGTTGCAAATATCCATAACTAG
- the LOC131625322 gene encoding uncharacterized protein LOC131625322 translates to MTNKNGSERGKRNSKNGKSKLLAPGNLNDQRKTMFRKSPWLAHTPSVAPIPSVDSTPSLAPTPLLAPIPSSAPTPFSAHTPSSTPTPSSAQTPSPAPTAPSHTSTSETPIEENVEESDEEDEEEVVGEGNVEDEDELPLRDDDGKIILRICGKALVPGKEVAGAISYAIHDAFYGSYYNWTEVPGDIRNKWFGIFAEKVSWDPRDDAFVRKSFESKGAVLLNGIIRRDGLETYWKSDAFKKLSAQNKTNRSSARGGAVHSSGRKAHVDVALELSQELKRDLRPDELFLKTHKRKNGDWVDKRAESTYTAFKEKAGDGVETLDGGTVNEIWTNCAGGRSRGRVYGTADLAINLKKGSTNFIKPAKSSRGSMFRTSLESERAARVRAEQVAEATATRLQEATEAIRVSNEAARRAEEQAKMATEFAKKMESEFDKKMEREMNAFKAFIMKTIGTRHGESTSAVIPPSNPHYDEDLDDQFLDEP, encoded by the exons ATGACTAACAAAAATGGAAGCGAGAGAggaaagagaaattcaaagaatgGAAAATCCAAGTTATTAGCACCAGGAAATCTTAATGATCAGCGGAAAACCATGTTTCGCAAGTCTCCATGGTTGGCCCATACTCCATCAGTGGCTCCTATTCCATCGGTGGATTCTACTCCATCTTTAGCTCCAACTCCATTGCTGGCTCCTATTCCATCTTCGGCTCCGACTCCATTCTCAGCTCATACTCCATCGTCGACTCctactccatcttcggctcagaCTCCATCGCCAGCTCCGACTGCACCTAGTCATACCTCTACTTCAGAG ACTCCGATAGAGGAAAATGTGGAGGAAAGTGATGAGGAGGACGAGGAGGAGGTGGTAGGTGAAGGAAATGTGGAGGACGAGGATGAGTTGCCACTAAGAGATGATGATGGGAAGATTATTTTACGGATCTGCGGTAAAGC ACTTGTTCCTGGCAAAGAAGTAGCAGGTGCAATTAGTTATGCGATACATGACGCATTTTATGGCAGTTATTATAATTGGACTGAAGTCCCCGGTGATATTAGAAACAAATGGTTCGGCATTTTTGCG gaAAAGGTATCGTGGGATCCTCGGGATGACGCATTCGTCAGGAAATCCTTTGAATCAAAGGGAGCCGTTCTACTAAATGGCATCATAAGGAGG GATGGTCTTGAAACTTATTGGAAGAGTGATGCGTTCAAGAAATTGTCCGCTCAAAACAAGACCAATCGAAGTTCAGCAAGAGGCGGAGCAGTCCATTCCTCAGGCCGCAAGGCTCATGTTGATGTAGCACTTGAGCTT TCCCAAGAACTTAAAAGGGATCTGCGTCCAGATGAGTTATTTTTAAAGACCCATAAGAGGAAAAACGGCGATTGGGTTGATAAACGTGCTGAGTCTACTTAT ACTGCATTTAAAGAAAAGGCTGGAGATGGTGTCGAGACGTTAGATGGAGGGACGGTTAATGAGATATGGACAAATTGTGCTGGGGGTCGTAGTCGTGGTCGGGTCTATGGAACGGCTGATTTAGCTATCAATCTGAAGAAAGGATCCACAAACTTTATCAAACCAGCTAAAAGTTCTCGTGGATCGATGTTTAGGACATCCTTGGAATCAGAGAGAGCAGCTAGAGTTAGAGCTGAACAAGTGGCTGAGGCTACCGCAACTCGACTCCAAGAGGCAACCGAAGCTATTCGGGTTTCAAATGAGGCTGCTCGGAGGGCAGAAGAACAAGCTAAAATGGCTACCGAGTTTGCTAAGAAGATGGAGTCTGAGTTTGATAAGAAGATGGAACGTGAAATGAATGCTTTTAAGGCATTTATTATGAAAACAATTGGTACTAGACATGGTGAATCCACTAGTGCCGTCATTCCACCGTCAAATCCTCACTATGATGAAGATTTGGATGACCAATTTTTAGACGAACCTTGA